The following is a genomic window from Oncorhynchus nerka isolate Pitt River unplaced genomic scaffold, Oner_Uvic_2.0 unplaced_scaffold_4302, whole genome shotgun sequence.
tccctacctccctcccctctccatccctccacctcccttcctcccctctctgtccctccacctcctccctacctcctccctcccatccctccaactcctccctacctccctcccctctccatccctccacctcctccctcccctctccgtccctccacctccaccctcccctctccacctctccaggtATTATTTGTGATGGTAGACGTGGACGAGCCGAGGAATGGAAGAATGTTGGAGTATTTCCGTGTCCGGGAGAGTGAGGCTCCGATGGTGCGATTGGTTAATCTGACGAGTCACGTGACCTATCACCTGCCGTCCGACACACTGGACACGCCCACCATTATAGCGTTCTGTAAGACCTACCTGGATGGCACcgcacaggtacagacacacacacacacacacacacacacacacacacacacacacacacacacacacacacacacacacacacacacacacaccaattaaaCATACTTCACAAGGTCCACATGTTCACttaaagtttgtgtgtgtgtgtctctctgtgtgtgtgtgtgtgtatatatatatatatatatgaaacagccTAAGATGCAGAGTGAGGCTCTGCCTGCTGACTGGGACCAGAAGCCAGTTATACAGCTGGTAGGAGAGAACCTGGAGAGACTGGCCTTCAACCCTGACAAGACAGccttcataatgttctgtaggtacacacacacacacacacacacacacacacacacacacctttacacaGCCAGTTATACAGCTGGTAGGAGAGAACTTGGAGAGACTAGCCTTCAACCCTGACAGATAGATAGAATGTGGTGTTCCTCAGGGTTCTATTCtaggaatagatagatagaatgtggtgttcctcagggttctattctatgaatagatagatagaatgtggtgttcctcagggttctattctatgaatagatagatagaatgtggtgttcctcagggttctattctatgaatagatagatagaatgtggtgttcctcagggttctattctaggaatagatagatagaatgtGGTGTTCCTCTGGGGTCTATTCtaggaatagatagatagaatgtGGTGTTCCTCAGGGTTCTATTCTATGAATAGATAGACAGAATGTGGTGTTCCTCAGGGTTCTATTCtaggaatagatagatagaatgtGGTGTTCCTCTGGGGTCTATTCCaggaatagatagatagaatgtGGTGTTCCTCAGGGTTCTATTCCAGGAATAGATAGATATAATGTGGTGTTCCTCTGGGGTCTATTCtaggaatagatagatagaatgtGGTGTTCCTCTGGGGTCTATTCtaggaatagatagatagaatgtGGTGTTCCTCTGGGGTCTATTCtaggaatagatagatagaatgtGGTGTTCCTCAGGGTGCTATTCTATGAATAGATAGACAGAATGTGGTGTTCCTCAGGGTTCTATTCtaggaatagatagatagaatgtGGTGTTCCTCTGGGGTCTATTCtaggaatagatagatagaatgtGGTGTTCCTCTGGGGTCTATTCtaggaatagatagatagaatgtggtgttcctcagggttctattctatgaatagatagatagaatgtggtgttcctcagggttctattctaggaatagatagatagaatgtGGTGTTCCTCTGGGGTCTATTCtaggaatagatagatagaatgtGGTGTTCCTCGGGGTTCTATTCTAGGAATAGATAGAATGTGGTGTTCCTCTGGGTTCTATTCTAGGAATAGATAGAATGTGGTGTTCCTCAGGGTTCTATTCCaggaatagatagatagaatgtGGTGTTCCTCAGGGGTCTATTCTAGAACCTCTGTTATTTTATCATGCTTATATACATGTTATCATTCACTGACACACTCAAAACATCCTGAACACAGTTTCAACTACAGCCTGCAtcctaattgtgtgtgtgtgtttgtgtgtttgtgtgtgtgtgtgtgtgtgttgtgtgtttgtgtgtttgtgtgtttgtgtgtgtgtttgtgtgtgtgtttgtgtgtgtgtttgtgtgtttgtgtgtgtgtttgtgtgtgtgtttgtgtttgtgtgtgtttgtgtgtagaccTGCCCTACAGTGAAGAGAGTCGTTCTCTGTTCCCACTGTGGGAGGAGTTAGCCCTTCACTTCCTGGACAGAGAGGAAGTTGTCATCGCTCGCATCGACGCCTCGGCCAATGACTTCAACCTGTCGATGAGAGAACGCTACCCCGCCCTCCGCCTGTTCCCCGCGCTGCACGCAGAGAGggtacacacattatacacactatatatacacacattatatacacactatatatacacacattatatacacactatatatacacactatatatacactatatatacacactatatatacacactatatatacactatatatatacactatatgtacacactatatatacactatatatatacactatatgtacacactatatatacacactatatatacacactatatatacatactatatatacacatacacactatatatacacactatatatacatatatatatacactatatatacacactatatatacacactatatatacacactatatatatacacactatatatacacacatttatatatatatacacacattatatacacactatatacacactatatatacacactatatatacacactatatacacactatatatatacacactatatacacactatatatatacactatatctacacactatatatacacactatatatacacactatatatatacacactatatatacacactatatatacacactatatatacacactatatacacactatatatatacacactatatatacacactatatatacacactatatatacacactatatatacacactatatacacactatatatatacacactatatacacactatatatacacactatatatacacactatatatacacactatatatacacactatatacacactatatatatacacactatatatacacactatatatatacactatatatatacacactatatatacacactatatatatacactatatatatacacactatatatacacactatatatatacactatatatatacactatatatacacactatatatacacactatatatatacactatacacactatatatacacactatatatacacactatatatatacactatacacactatatatacacactatatatacacactatatatacaccaaTAACGCGCACTGTGTATgcgctatatatacacactatatatacacactatatatatacactatatacacactatatatacacactatatatatacacactatatatacacactgtgtATGCGCTgtgtacacactatatatacacactatacacactatatatacacactatatatacacactatatatacactatatatgcactatatatacacaaattatatatacacactatatatatacaattatatacactatatatatatatacactactatATATACGCTATATATAcgcactatatatacacactatatatacacactatatatacacactatatgcgCTGTgcgtatatatacacactatatatacacactatatatacactatatatacgcGCTGTGTGTACACTATATATGCGCTAATGTTgtgtatacacactatatacacactatatacacactatatatacacgctatatacacactatatatacacactatatatatacacactatatatacacactatatatacacactatatatatacacactatatatacacactgtatatacacactatatatatacgctgtatatatacactgtatatatatacactgtatatatacacactgtgtatatatatatacacactatatatacacactatatatgtACACGctgtatatacacactatatactatacactatatatatacactatatatacacgctgtgtatacacactatatatacactatatatacacacgctGTATATACGCTGTGTGTATACActcatatatacacactatatatacacattatacacactatatatacaataataccatatatatacacactatatatacacactatataataataattatatatacacactatatacacactatatatacacactatacacactatatatacacactacacactatatacacactatatatatatacacattatatatacacactatatatacacactatatatacacactatatatacacattatacacactatatatacacactatatatacacactatatatacacattatacacacattatacacactatatatacacactatacacactatatatatacacactatatatacacacactatactatatatacacactatatatacacactatatgcgCTGTGTGTGcgcatatatacactatatatacacactatatacacactatacacactatatatacacactatacacactatatatacacactatatatacacactatatatacacactatatatacacattatacacactatatatacacactatatatacacactatacacactatatatacacactatacacactatatatacacactatatatacacactatatatacacactatatatacactatatatacacactatatacacactatacacactatatatacacacattatacactttatacacacattatacactatatcggatcaccactttattttaagaatgtgaaatgtgagaatagtagagagaatgattaatttcagcttttatttctttcatcacattcccagtgggtcagaagtttacagacactcaattagtatttggtagcattgcctttaaattgtttaataacttgggtcaaacgtttcgggtagcctcccacaagcttcacacaataagttgggtgaatgttggcccattcctcctgacagagctggtgtaactgagtcaggtttgtaggcctccttgctcacacacgctttttcagttttgcccacaaatgttctataggattgaggtcagggctttgtgatggccactccaataccttgactttgttgtcctttaaccattttgcaacaactatggaagtacgcttggggtcattgtccatttggaagacccatttgtgaccaagctttaacttcctgactgatgtcttgagatgttgcttcaatatatccacatcattttccttcctcatgatgccataatttttgtgaagtgcaccagtccctcctgcagcaaaccaccccacaacatgacgctgccaccccgtgcttcacggttgggatggtgttcttcggcctgcaagcctccctttttcctccaaacgtaacgatggtcatttatggccaaacagttatattattgtttcatcagactagaggacatttctccaaaaagtacgatctttgtcccccatgtgcagttgcaaaccgtagtctgtctttttatggcggttttggagcaggggctccttccttgctgagcgacctttcaggttatgtcgatataggactcgtttttactgtggatatagatacttttgtacctgtttcctccagcatcttcacaaaggtcctttgctgtgtctctctccaggtggtaGCCTACTCTGGTCAGAGTGAAACCTGAAGGGATCTGGTTCAGTTTTCTGGAGAAAAGAGATGGAAAGAGCAAAGATGGACAGGGCCCAAGTATGTCACCTTAACCTCTGAcctctcctccaacccctcacctcACTCGCCCCTAAACTCTAACCTTCAtgtggagaaagagatggaaataGTCACCTTCCTGACCTCCTAACCCTTGGCCCTCCAAACCCCTGACCACTCCTAACCCTTGACCCTCCTAACCCCCTGACCCCTCTACTAACGCCCCTGATCTCTCCTAACCCCCTGACCTCTACTAACGCCCCTGAtctcctaacccctgacccctcctaacccccctgtcccctctcctaaCCCCCCTGATCTctcctaacccctgacctctcctaacccctgacctctcctaacccctgacctccctaacccctgacctctcttaacccctgacctctcctaacccctgacctctcctaacccccctgacctctcctaacccctgacctctcctgACCTGTACTAACTCCTGACCTCTCCTAACCCCTGACCTCCTAACCCCCCTGATCCTCCTAACCCCTGATCTCCTAACCCCATGACCTctcctaacccctgatctctcctaacccctgacctctcctaacccctgacccctctcCTGACCTCTCTAACCCTAAAGAGGACATGTGTCTGTTTTACTGTGTCTATGTCTCTTAAAGAGGACATGTGTCTGTTgtactttgtctctgtctgtctcctaaagAGGACATGTGTCTGTtttactgtgtctctgtctcttatAGAGGACGTGTCTGTTtttaatactctctctctctctacctctctctctctctctctctacctctctctctctctcttcctatctctgtctctctctctatctctctccctctctctctctctctctctgtgtataggaggaggaggatcgGAGGAAGTACATTGAGACTCAGAAAGCTATTGAGGCCAAAGAAGCAAAAGAAGCCAAAGAGGAAAAACAAGAGCTGTAGTGTGTTTACCTGTAGAATaaaacctgtagttatagtagctgtaacctagtagtatacaacctgtagttatagtagctgtaacctagtagtatacaacctgtagttatagtagctgtaacctagtagtatacaacctgtagttatagtagctgtaacctagta
Proteins encoded in this region:
- the LOC135566539 gene encoding protein disulfide-isomerase-like protein of the testis — its product is MVDVDEPRNGRMLEYFRVRESEAPMVRLVNLTSHVTYHLPSDTLDTPTIIAFCKTYLDGTAQPKMQSEALPADWDQKPVIQLVGENLERLAFNPDKTAFIMFYLPYSEESRSLFPLWEELALHFLDREEVVIARIDASANDFNLSMRERYPALRLFPALHAERVVAYSGQSET